The Hujiaoplasma nucleasis DNA window CCATTCAGATATTAATGTTATTGTTGAAGGTTTAGATAAACCTTCAATTAAATTGGCCAACTGTTGTAAACCTATTTATGGTGATAAGATTGTAGGTTATGTATCTAAGTCTTATGGAATTATGGTTCATAGGGATAATTGCCATAACTTGGATACCTATGATGAGAATCGTTTTCTTGATGTATATTGGGGGGATGACTTATCTAAAAAGTATTTAACTAGTTTAAGAATATATGTTGAGAATAGAGACAATATTCTAGCTGAAATCATCAACGCTTCAACATCTTCAAAAGGTAAAATCGTACAAGTATCAGCCCAGACCAATGATTTAAAACAAGGTATTATTACTACTAAGATTGAAATCGGTTCGGTGTCGGAACTTGAAAATTTAATTATCAATATGCAAAAAGTTAAAGGTGTTTACTCAATAGAGAGGGTTGGCGCATGAGAGTTGTTGTACAGAGGGTTAAGCAGGCATCAGTTTCTGTGAATAATCATGTAGTCAGTCAAATTGAATATGGATTTTTGCTTTTGGTTGGTTTAAGAAATGGTGATGATGAAGATACGATAAAAAATATGGCTTTAAAGATTAGTAAGCTAAGAATATTTTCTGATGACACGGGTTTGATGAATTTAAATATTCATCAGATCAAAGGTCAAATACTTTCTATTTCTCAGTTTACTTTATATGGGGATGTAAGAAAACAAAACAGGCCTGGTTTTACTCAAGCAATGAAATTTGAACATGCAAAGACTATGTATGCTTTATTTAATGATTATTTGAGGTCCCATGATTTGCTTGTAAAAGAAGGTGTATTTGGTGAACATATGGAAGTTTCGTTGATTAATGATGGACCAGTGACATTAATCATAGATACAAGTCAATAATCATTTGACTGAATCACTTAAATTTAATATAATAATTTATATAACTATTATTGGAGGATATTATGGAAAAAAGAGAAATCGTGTTCAATAAAATCAAAGAAATGATTGTACAAGAATTAGGTGTTAAACCAGAAATCGTATCATTGGATGCTGGTCTTGCTGAAGATTTTGGTGTTGATTCATTAGATGCACTAGAGTTATTTAATCAAATTGATAGTGAGTTTCTTATTACTATTGAAGATGAAGCAGCTCAAGATATGAGAACTGTTAAAGATTTAGTAGATTATGTGGTAAATACTGTCAGTGACGATTATTTTGAATAGAATGAATCGTCCTTTTTAGGACGATTTTTTTAGAAAGGAACAACAATGATTAGAAGAATCAAAGGTACCTACGATATATTACCTGAAGAGAGTAGAAAATGGCACCAAATTGAAGATGTAATGCGAAAAGTCGCAAAAATCTTTAATTTTAAAGAAATTAGGACACCTATTTTTGAAGCTTCTGAATTGTTTCACCGTTCTGTAGGTGAAAGTAGTGATATCGTAAGAAAAGAAACATATGATTTTCTTGATAGGGGAAAACGTTCTAACACTTTAAGACCAGAAGGCACTGCACCTGTTGTCCGTGCTTTAATTGAGAATAAAATGTATGCAGATCCCTCTCAACCCTTAAAGCTTTATTATTTTGGACCAATGTTTAGGTATGAACAACCTCAAAAAGGTCGTCAAAGACAATTTCATCAGTTTGGGGCAGAAATTATGGGTTCTTCATCACCCTTGGTTGATGTAGAAATTATTAATTTTGCCTTAACTTATCTTAAAGCTTTAGGTATAGAAGATACCATCGTTAAAATTAATTCATTGGGTGATAAAGCGTCTAAAGAAAAATATTTAGATGTTTTAAAGTCATATCTTGATCCACATGTTCATGAATTGTGTCATGATTGTCAAAGAAGACATGAAGAGAATCCTTTGCGTGTCCTTGATTGTAAAGTTGATCAAGACCATGAAATTATAAAAAACGCTCCTAAACCAATAGATTATCTTAGTGAAAAAGCCCAATATCATTTTGATTATGTGCTCCAAGGTTTAAAAGCTTTGGACCTTGATTTTGAAGTTGATGGTAATCTTGTCAGGGGCTTAGATTATTACACCCATACTGTTTTTGAAATTCAGTCAACTTCAAGTCAACTTG harbors:
- the dtd gene encoding D-aminoacyl-tRNA deacylase: MRVVVQRVKQASVSVNNHVVSQIEYGFLLLVGLRNGDDEDTIKNMALKISKLRIFSDDTGLMNLNIHQIKGQILSISQFTLYGDVRKQNRPGFTQAMKFEHAKTMYALFNDYLRSHDLLVKEGVFGEHMEVSLINDGPVTLIIDTSQ
- a CDS encoding acyl carrier protein; its protein translation is MEKREIVFNKIKEMIVQELGVKPEIVSLDAGLAEDFGVDSLDALELFNQIDSEFLITIEDEAAQDMRTVKDLVDYVVNTVSDDYFE
- the hisS gene encoding histidine--tRNA ligase, with amino-acid sequence MIRRIKGTYDILPEESRKWHQIEDVMRKVAKIFNFKEIRTPIFEASELFHRSVGESSDIVRKETYDFLDRGKRSNTLRPEGTAPVVRALIENKMYADPSQPLKLYYFGPMFRYEQPQKGRQRQFHQFGAEIMGSSSPLVDVEIINFALTYLKALGIEDTIVKINSLGDKASKEKYLDVLKSYLDPHVHELCHDCQRRHEENPLRVLDCKVDQDHEIIKNAPKPIDYLSEKAQYHFDYVLQGLKALDLDFEVDGNLVRGLDYYTHTVFEIQSTSSQLGSQATLVGGGRYNHLIEELGGPDTPAVGFAFGAERLLLALENSPLFNDLEGIHAYFISLGDIFENGGLKIIQDLRLGGLLVDYDFLNRSLKAQFKQADRLNAEYYIIYGDEEAKEGKIKIKHSKTGEQVSLAVDDLYDYIIKQLKGGGCSGGCGSCDGCDS